In Desulfolucanica intricata, the genomic window TGAAATAGTCCGCGGTGAAAATAATATATTTGCTAAAGCAGTTATTATTGCTACCGGCGTTACAAGTACAAAGTTTATTCCGGGTGAGAAAGAATTTTTAGGTCGGGGAGTAGGCTATTGTGCAACTTGTGATGGGCCCCTGTATTCCGGGAAGAGGGTGGCCTTAATTGGCTATGTGAAAGATTCTGAGAAGGAAGCTAATTTCTTAGCAGAAATATGTGAAACAGTCTTTTTCATTCCTTTATACAGGGAGCAGGTAGGTGTATTAAAGTCAAATATAGAGATAGTAAATGAAGAGCCAAAACAAATTAATGGCAGGCAATTGGTAACGGATTTACAAACAGAAAACAAGAGATTGGATGTAAATGGTATATTTATTTATAGGGAAACGGTACTCCCGGAGCAGTTAGTACCCGGACTTGAAATTGAAGGTAGTACAATAAAGGTTAATCGCTCTCTAGAAACAAATATAAGCGGTATATATGCTGCCGGTGATTGTACCGGCAGTCCATACCAGTTAGCTAAGGCAGTGGGTGAGGGTTTGGTAGCTGCTTTGAATGCTGTAAAATATTTAGATAGCAGTGACTAAGACTAGTCTTTAAAGGAGTGTGATTTATTGAAGTACTTGATAATATTTCTTTTATTTGGGGGTATAATAGGCGCTGGATTAATGCTTTGGTTAGGCATTAAGAGTTTTCAGAAAACCTCACATGATAACCAGGATGATATGCATGACAGTTAGAAGACAACTACTGGGGCGTAGAGGAGAAACAGCAGCGGTAGAATACCTCTTGCAAAAAGGATATAAAATAATACTGCAAAATTTTCGTTGCTATCTAGGAGAAATTGACATCATTGCCAAAGAAGGAGACACAATTATATTTGTAGAAGTGAGAGCACGCAGTACCGATTCTTTTGGTTTACCACAGGAGAGTGTCAGTATAAAAAAGCAAAACAGATTGCGTAAGCTGGCTCAATATTACATATCTAAATTCTCTATATCAGATAGCTGCCGATTTGATGTTCTTGGTATTATGTTTGAAGCAAACGGGAGAATTAAAAGTATTGAACATTTTATAAATGCATTTTAAAGCAGATAATTAACAA contains:
- a CDS encoding NAD(P)/FAD-dependent oxidoreductase gives rise to the protein MLTENRKYDLAIIGCGPAGLSAAINAKIRRKNLIICGGEFCSPKLHSSPLVDNYLGFPKIKGEELRRNFLNHIKEMDIKIYQDRVSAVYPQAKGFEIVRGENNIFAKAVIIATGVTSTKFIPGEKEFLGRGVGYCATCDGPLYSGKRVALIGYVKDSEKEANFLAEICETVFFIPLYREQVGVLKSNIEIVNEEPKQINGRQLVTDLQTENKRLDVNGIFIYRETVLPEQLVPGLEIEGSTIKVNRSLETNISGIYAAGDCTGSPYQLAKAVGEGLVAALNAVKYLDSSD
- a CDS encoding YraN family protein: MTVRRQLLGRRGETAAVEYLLQKGYKIILQNFRCYLGEIDIIAKEGDTIIFVEVRARSTDSFGLPQESVSIKKQNRLRKLAQYYISKFSISDSCRFDVLGIMFEANGRIKSIEHFINAF